The Fusarium oxysporum Fo47 chromosome II, complete sequence genome includes a region encoding these proteins:
- a CDS encoding Plectin/S10 domain-containing protein, which produces MLIPKADRKKIHEYLFREGVLVAQKDFNLPKHPDIDTKNLFVIKALQSLNSRGYVKTQFSWQYYYYTLTPEGLDYLREWLHLPAEIVPATHIKQQRSHAPPRGMLGEGERERRPFGRGRGGDRGDREGGYRRRDAGEGKEGGAPGEFAPQFRGGFGRGRGAAPPS; this is translated from the exons ATGTTGATTCCCAAGGCCGACCGCAAGAAGATCCACGAG TACCTCTTCCGCGAGGGTGTTCTCGTCGCCCAGAAGGACTTCAACCTTCCCAAGCACCCTGATATCGACACCAAGAACCTGTTCGTTATCAAGGCTCTGCAGTCGCTCAACTCTCGCGGCTATGTCAAGACCCAGTTCTCTTGGCAATACTACTACTACACCCTGACCCCCGAGGGTCTCGACTACCTTCGCGAATGGCTTCACCTCCCCGCTGAGATCGTTCCCGCTACCCACATTAAGCAACAACGATCGCACGCTCCTCCCCGTGGCATGCTCGGCGAGGGTGAGCGCGAGCGACGACCTTTCGGCCGCGGCCGTGGTGGTGACCGAGGTGACCGTGAGGGTGGATACCGACGAAGGGATGCTGGCGAGGGCAAGGAGGGTGGTGCTCCCGGCGAGTTCGCTCCTCAGTT CCGTGGTGGTTTTGGCCGTGGACGTGGCGCTGCTCCCCCTTCTTAA
- a CDS encoding telomere stability and silencing-domain-containing protein has product MSPRNVNVLVTSFAGLGLPPTLVLPLASSTTVTELRERIDDRLPTTQSRLILTTLSNKQLPASSDSPISSYLSTAHDEFLSLRLAVPLCGGKGGFGSQLRAAGGRMSSRKKKSQEDHGSSRNLDGRRLRTVNEAKALAEYLAIKPEMEKKEKEKRRERWEQIVQMSEQKEAEIKSGSKSRLDGQWVEDKEESSERTREAVLAAMKAGNYKDNLLGTSHDSSSTQPSNDQSGSDEDKGTSSEQSTPPPAEGAKADKGKGKATTFFGFDEDDEFMSSDDEDEEK; this is encoded by the coding sequence ATGTCTCCCCGAAACGTGAACGTGTTGGTAACTAGCTTTGCTGGTCTAGGACTACCACCGACCCTCGTTCTTCCTCTagcatcatcgacaacaGTTACAGAGCTGCGCGAACGCATAGATGATCGACTCCCAACGACTCAGTCAAGACTCATCCTCACCACACTATCCAACAAGCAACTTCCAGCCTCATCAGACTCTCCCATCTCGAGCTATCTCTCCACTGCCCACGATGAATTCCTTTCCTTGCGACTCGCTGTCCCCCTTTGTGGTGGCAAAGGCGGTTTCGGATCTCAACTTCGAGCCGCGGGTGGTCGCATGTCTTCGCGCAAAAAGAAGAGCCAAGAGGACCACGGATCTAGCCGAAACCTGGATGGGCGACGTCTGCGTACTGTAAATGAGGCTAAGGCTTTGGCCGAGTATCTAGCCATCAAGcccgagatggagaagaaggagaaagagaagcGCCGTGAGCGTTGGGAACAGATTGTTCAAATGTCAGAgcagaaggaggctgaaATTAAGTCGGGCAGCAAGAGTCGTCTTGACGGTCAGTGGGTTGAGGACAAGGAAGAGAGCAGTGAGCGAACTCGTGAGGCTGTTCTTGCTGCCATGAAGGCTGGTAACTACAAAGACAACTTGCTTGGCACATCTCACGATTCAAGCTCTACACAACCAAGCAACGACCAATCCGGTTCAGATGAGGACAAGGGTACATCATCAGAGCAGTCAACGCCGCCCCCCGCCGAAGGAGCCAAGGCCGAtaagggcaagggcaaagcTACGACATTCTTTGGATtcgatgaggacgatgaatTTATGAGTTCagacgatgaggatgaggaaaaGTGA
- a CDS encoding cytochrome c oxidase, subunit VIb codes for MSDDGQELVTKPFKFVTACTDARFPNQNQTKHCWQNYVDYHKCILAKGEDFAPCRQFWLSYRSLCPSGWYQRWDEQREAGNFPVKLDA; via the exons ATGTCGGACGACGGTCAGGAGCTTGTTACCAAGCCTTTCAAGTTTGTCAC TGCTT GCACTGACGCTCGTTTCCCCAACCAGAACCAGACCAAGCACTGCTGGCAAAACTACGTCGATTACCACAAGTGCATTCTCGCCAAGGGTGAGGACTTTGCGCCTTGCCGCCAG TTCTGGCTGTCTTACCGATCTCTCTGCCCCTCCGGCTGGTATCAGCGCTGGGACGAGCAGCGCG AGGCCGGAAACTTCCCCGTCAAGCTCGACGCCTAA